The segment CTCTCAACACTGAGGTCTTTATGACTACCAAGCTCGACCAGCTGACCAGCTGGCTGAAAGAACGCAAAATCACCGAAGTTGAATGCATGATCAGCGATCTTACCGGCATTGCGCGCGGTAAGATCTCGCCGACCAACAAGTTCCTGGACGAGAAGGGCATGCGCCTCCCCGAGAGCGTGCTGCTGCAAACCGTGACCGGCGACTATGTTGAGGACGACATCTATTACGAGCTGCTCGACCCGGCGGACATCGACATGTTCTGCCGCCCGGACGAGAGCGCCGTGTACCTGGTGCCGTGGGCCATCGAGCCCACCGCCATGGTGATCCACGACACCTTTGACAAGCAGGGCAATCCCATCGAGCTGTCGCCCCGCAACCTCCTGAAGAAGGTGCTCAAGCTGTACGCCGACAAAGGCTGGAAACCCATCGTCGCCCCGGAGATGGAGTTCTACCTGACCAAACGTTGCGACGATCCGGACTTCCCCCTGCAGGCCCCGCTGGGCCGCTCGGGCCGCCCGGAAACCGGTCGCCAGTCCTTCTCCATCGATGCGGCGAACGAATTCGACCCGCTGTTCGAGGACATGTACGACTGGTGCGAGATGCAGGACCTGGACCTCGACACCCTGATCCACGAGGAAGGCCCGGCGCAGATGGAAATCAACTTCCGTCACGGCGACGCCCTGGAGCTGGCGGACCAGATCCTGGTGTTCAAGCGCACCATGCGCGAGGCCGCGCTCAAGCACAACGTGGCGGCGACCTTCATGGCCAAGCCGATCACCGACGAGCCGGGCAGCGCCATGCACCTGCACCAGAGCGTGATCGACATCAAGACCGGGAAGAACATCTTCTCCAACGATGACGGTTCCATGAGCGAGCTGTTCCTGCACCACATCGGCGGCCTGCAGAAGTACATCCCCGAAGTGCTGCCGCTGTTCGCGCCCAACGTGAACTCCTTCCGCCGCTTCCTGCCGGACACTTCCGCGCCGGTGAACGTCGAGTGGGGCGAGGAGAACCGCACCGTGGGCCTGCGCGTACCGGATGCCGGTCCGCAGAACCGCCGCGTGGAGAACCGCCTGGCCGGTGCCGACGCCAACCCTTACCTGGCGATCGCCGCGAGCCTGCTGTGCGGCTACATCGGCATGGTGGAAGGCGTGAAGCCGAGCGCGCCGGTCAAGGGGCGTGGCTACGAGCGCCGCAACCTGCGCCTGCCGCTGACCATCGAGGCAGCTCTGGAGCGGATGGAAGCCTGCCGCGACATCGCGAAGTACCTGGGCGACAAGTTCGTGACGGCCTACGTGGCGGTCAAGCGCGCCGAGCACGAGAACTTCAAACGGGTGATCAGTTCCTGGGAGCGCGAGTTCCTGCTGCTCTCCGTCTGATCCGGAACGGAGGCCGGCCGCCGCGGCCGGCTCTCCAGATAGGTGTTTACTGAGGTAATGAAATGAATAGCCAAGTGACCAACCCCAAGACCCTTGAATGGCAAGCGCTAGGTCGTGACCACCACCTGCCGCCGTTCACCGACTACAAGGCGCTGAACGCCAAGGGTGCGCGGATCATCACCAAGGCCGAAGGCGTGTACATCTGGGATAGCGAAGGCAACAAGATCCTCGATGGCATGGCCGGCCTGTGGTGCGTCAACGTCGGCTACGGCCGCGAGGAACTGGTGCAGGCGGCGACCCGGCAGATGCGTGAACTGCCCTTCTACAACCTGTTCTTCCAGACCGCGCATCCGCCGGCTGTAGAGCTCTCCAAGGCGATCGCCGAGATCGCGCCGGAAGGCATGAACCACGTGTTCTTCACCGGCTCGGGCTCGGAAGCCAACGACACCGTGCTGCGCATGGTCCGTCATTACTGGGCGACCAAGGGCCAGCCGCAGAAGAAAGTCATCATCGGACGCTGGAACGGCTATCACGGCTCCACCGTGGCCGGTGTCAGCCTCGGTGGCATGAAGGCCCTGCATGAGCAGGGTGATCTGCCGATCCCCGGCATCGAGCACATCGCCCAGCCCTACTGGTTCGGCGAAGGCGGCGACATGGCGCCGGCCGAGTTCGGCGTCTGGGCGGCCGAGCAGCTGGAGAAGAAGATTCTCGAAGTGGGCGAGGACAAGGTTGCCGCCTTCATTGCCGAGCCCATCCAGGGTGCGGGCGGCGTGATCGTCCCGCCGGAAACCTACTGGCCGAAGATCCGTGAAGTCCTCGCCAGGTACGACATCCTGTTCATCGCCGACGAAGTGATCTGCGGCTTCGGCCGTACCGGCGAATGGTTCGGCAGCCAGTACTACGGCAACGCCCCGGACCTGATGCCGATCGCCAAGGGCCTGACCTCCGGCTACATCCCCATGGGCGGCGTCATTGTCCGCGACGAGATCGTCCATACCCTGAATGAGGGTGGGGAGTTCTACCACGGCTTCACCTACTCTGGTCATCCGGTAGCGGCAGCGGTGGCGCTGGAGAACATCCGCATCCTGCGTGAAGAGAAGATCGTCGAGAAAGTGAAGGCTGAAACGGCACCGTATTTGCAACAACGCTGGCAGGAGCTGGCCGACCACCCGTTGGTTGGCGAAGCGCGCGGTGTCGGCATGGTGGCGGCGCTGGAACTGGTCAAGAACAAGCAGACCCGTGAGCGTTTCGCCGGTGGTGTGGGGATGCTGTGCCGCGAGCACTGCTTCCGTAATGGCCTGATCATGCGCGCGGTGGGTGACACCATGATCATCTCGCCGCCGCTTGTGATCAGCAAAGACGAGGTTGACGAACTGGTGACCAAGGCACGCAAGTGCCTGGACCTCACCTTGGCAGAAGTAAAAGGCTAAGAAAAAGAGGGCTTGATGGTGGCATTTGGAGATGCCGCCTGTTGTAAGCAAGCCCTTTACCTTGCCAGACTTCGCCGGTGCGTTGGCCAGGCTCACCGAGTGGTGGCGTATTCGGTACGACGCCACTCGGACACTTCAACAATAATGGAGCTACCCGCATGATCAAAACCTTCGGCAAGACCCTGCTCGCCATGACCCTGGCGGGTGCCGTGGCCGGTATGGCCCAGGCTGACGACAAAGTGCTGCACGTCTACAACTGGTCGGACTACATCGCGTCGGATACCGTCGAGAAGTTCACCAAGGAAACCGGCATCAAGGTCGTCTACGACGTCTTCGACTCCAACGAAACCCTCGAAGCCAAGCTCCTGGCCGGCAAGTCCGGTTACGACATCGTTGTGCCGTCCAACAACTTCCTGGCCAAGCAGATCAAGGCCAAGGTCTATCAGCCGCTGGACAAGTCCAAGCTGCCGAACTGGAAGAACCTGGACACCAACCTGCTGAAGACCGTCGAAGTTTCCGATCCGGGCAACCAGTACGCCTTCCCCTACATGTGGGGCTCCATCGGCATCGGCTACAACCCGGACAAGGTGAAGGCTGTCCTGGGCGACAACGCCCCGGTGGATTCCTGGGATCTGCTGTTCAAGCCGGAAAACATCGAGAAGCTGAAGTCCTGCGGCGTTTCCTTCCTCGACTCGCCGACGGAGATCCTGCCGATCGCCCTGAAGTACCTGGGCCACGATCCGCTGAGCCAGGATCCCAAGCAGCTGAAGGAAGCCGAGGCGCTGTTCCTGAAGATCCGTCCGAACATCACCTACTTCCACTCCTCCAAGTACATCTCGGACCTGGCCAACGGCAACCTCTGCGTGGCCGTGGGTTACTCGGGTGACGTGTACCAGGCCAAATCCCGCGCCGAAGAGGCCAAGGGCGGTGTGAAGGTCGCTTACAACATTCCGAAGGAAGGCGCAGGCACCTTCTTCGACATGGTCGCGATCCCGGCCGATGCCGCCAACCCGGATGCCGCCTATGCCTTCATGAACTTCCTGATGAAGCCGGAAATCATGGCGGAGATCACCAACGAAGTGCAGTTCCCCAACGGCAACGCCGCTGCCACTTCGCTGGTTGACGAGGCGATCCGCAAGGACCCGGGTATCTACCCGACCCAGGAGACCATGGCCAAGCTCTACGCCTTCCCGGACCTGCCGGCCAAGGTGCAGCGCGCAATGACCCGTACCTGGACCACCATCAAGTCGGGCAAGTAAGCACGGCTGCCGTGCCCGGCGGGGACTTCCCCGCCGGTGCCCGGACCGCGTTGCGCAACACCGCGAGTTGACTGGCCCTGGTTGCTGGAATGACCCGGGCTTTTTCCGGCGCCGCCGGATAACAGAAGAGGACGAACCTGTGCACTTCCCCATCCGCAAGATGATGATCACTGCAGCGGCAACCCTGACCCTGGTTTCCCAGGCCCAGGCGGATCAGACGGTGCATATCTACAACTGGTCGGACTATATCGGCGAGACCACCCTGGCGGATTTCCAGAAGGAGACCGGCATCAAGCCGGTGTACGACGTCTTCGACTCAAACGAAACCCTTGAAGGCAAGTTGCTGGCGGGCCGCACCGGTTACGACGTGGTCGTGCCGTCCAACCACTTCCTCGGCAAACAGATCAAGGCGGGCGCGTTCCAGAAACTCGACCGCAGCCAGCTGCCCAACTGGCAGAACCTGGACCCCGGCCTGCTCAAGCAGCTCCAGCGCAACGACCCGGGCAATGAGTACGCCGTTCCCTACCTGTGGGGCACCAACGGCATCGGCTACAACGTGGAGAAGGTCAAGGCTGTGCTCGGCGTCGACCATATCGACTCCTGGTCGGCCATCTTCGAGCCCGAGAACATCAAGAAGCTCAGCCAGTGCGGCGTGGCTTTCCTCGACTCGGCGGATGAAATGATTCCCGCCGTGCTCAATTACATGGGCCTGGACCCCAACAGCACCAACCCGGACGACTACAAGAAGGCCGAGGAGAAGCTGATGGCGGTACGCCCCTACGTCACCTACTTCCATTCTTCCAAGTACATCGGCGACCTGGCCAATGGCGACATCTGCGTCGCCGCCGGCTTCTCCGGTGACATCTTCCAGGCCGCCGCGCGTGCCGAGGAAGCCGGCAAGGGTGTCGAGATCGCCTACGCGATCCCGAAAGAGGGCGGCAACCTCTGGTTCGACATGCTGGCCGTTCCGGCCGACGCGGCGAATGCCAAAGAGGCCCATGCCTTCATCAACTATCTGCTCAAGCCCGAGGTGATCGCCAAGGTCAGCGATTACGTCGGCTACGCCAACCCCAACCTCAAGGCTGGGGAGCTCATGAATCAGGAAGTGCGCACCGATGAGTCCGTCTACCCGCCACAAGCGGTGCTGGACAAGCTGTATGTGTCGGCGGAACTGCCGCCGAAAGTCCAGCGGCTGATGACCCGCAGCTGGACCAAGGTCAAGTCGGGCAAGTAATGCAAAACCGGTGGCCCGTGGTGTGGCGGCCCCGCCGGTGACAATCCGGCCGGGCCAGGCAGGATGCCTGGTTCGTGCCCATGCTGTATAAACGCGCCCGGCCGCGGTGGTCGGGGAGTAATTTCTGGGAGTGTGGTAATGGCAATAGCCTCCGGTGCCTACAAGAAAGCCCTCGAGGGCAGCCAGCAACCCAAAGAGGTGCTGGTAAAGATCGACCGGGTGACCAAGAAGTTCGACGAGACGGTGGCGGTGGACGACGTGTCGCTGACCATCAACAAGGGTGAGATCTTCGCCCTGCTCGGCGGCTCCGGTTCGGGTAAATCAACTCTGCTGCGCATGCTCGCCGGCTTCGAACGGCCGACCGAAGGGCGCATCATGCTCGACGGTGTGGACATTACCGACATGCCGCCCTACGAGCGCCCGATCAACATGATGTTCCAGTCCTATGCGCTCTTCCCGCATATGACTGTTGCGCAGAACATCGCCTTCGGACTTAAACAGGACAAGCTTCCGGCTGCCGAGATCGATGAGCGCGTCAACGAGATGCTCAAGCTCGTGCAGATGACCCAGTACGCCAAGCGCAAGCCGCACCAGCTGTCCGGCGGCCAGCGCCAGCGCGTGGCCCTGGCCCGCTCGCTGGCCAAGCGTCCGAAGCTGCTGCTGCTCGACG is part of the Pseudomonas lalkuanensis genome and harbors:
- a CDS encoding polyamine ABC transporter substrate-binding protein, which gives rise to MIKTFGKTLLAMTLAGAVAGMAQADDKVLHVYNWSDYIASDTVEKFTKETGIKVVYDVFDSNETLEAKLLAGKSGYDIVVPSNNFLAKQIKAKVYQPLDKSKLPNWKNLDTNLLKTVEVSDPGNQYAFPYMWGSIGIGYNPDKVKAVLGDNAPVDSWDLLFKPENIEKLKSCGVSFLDSPTEILPIALKYLGHDPLSQDPKQLKEAEALFLKIRPNITYFHSSKYISDLANGNLCVAVGYSGDVYQAKSRAEEAKGGVKVAYNIPKEGAGTFFDMVAIPADAANPDAAYAFMNFLMKPEIMAEITNEVQFPNGNAAATSLVDEAIRKDPGIYPTQETMAKLYAFPDLPAKVQRAMTRTWTTIKSGK
- a CDS encoding polyamine ABC transporter substrate-binding protein — its product is MMITAAATLTLVSQAQADQTVHIYNWSDYIGETTLADFQKETGIKPVYDVFDSNETLEGKLLAGRTGYDVVVPSNHFLGKQIKAGAFQKLDRSQLPNWQNLDPGLLKQLQRNDPGNEYAVPYLWGTNGIGYNVEKVKAVLGVDHIDSWSAIFEPENIKKLSQCGVAFLDSADEMIPAVLNYMGLDPNSTNPDDYKKAEEKLMAVRPYVTYFHSSKYIGDLANGDICVAAGFSGDIFQAAARAEEAGKGVEIAYAIPKEGGNLWFDMLAVPADAANAKEAHAFINYLLKPEVIAKVSDYVGYANPNLKAGELMNQEVRTDESVYPPQAVLDKLYVSAELPPKVQRLMTRSWTKVKSGK
- a CDS encoding aspartate aminotransferase family protein; this translates as MNSQVTNPKTLEWQALGRDHHLPPFTDYKALNAKGARIITKAEGVYIWDSEGNKILDGMAGLWCVNVGYGREELVQAATRQMRELPFYNLFFQTAHPPAVELSKAIAEIAPEGMNHVFFTGSGSEANDTVLRMVRHYWATKGQPQKKVIIGRWNGYHGSTVAGVSLGGMKALHEQGDLPIPGIEHIAQPYWFGEGGDMAPAEFGVWAAEQLEKKILEVGEDKVAAFIAEPIQGAGGVIVPPETYWPKIREVLARYDILFIADEVICGFGRTGEWFGSQYYGNAPDLMPIAKGLTSGYIPMGGVIVRDEIVHTLNEGGEFYHGFTYSGHPVAAAVALENIRILREEKIVEKVKAETAPYLQQRWQELADHPLVGEARGVGMVAALELVKNKQTRERFAGGVGMLCREHCFRNGLIMRAVGDTMIISPPLVISKDEVDELVTKARKCLDLTLAEVKG
- a CDS encoding glutamine synthetase family protein gives rise to the protein MTTKLDQLTSWLKERKITEVECMISDLTGIARGKISPTNKFLDEKGMRLPESVLLQTVTGDYVEDDIYYELLDPADIDMFCRPDESAVYLVPWAIEPTAMVIHDTFDKQGNPIELSPRNLLKKVLKLYADKGWKPIVAPEMEFYLTKRCDDPDFPLQAPLGRSGRPETGRQSFSIDAANEFDPLFEDMYDWCEMQDLDLDTLIHEEGPAQMEINFRHGDALELADQILVFKRTMREAALKHNVAATFMAKPITDEPGSAMHLHQSVIDIKTGKNIFSNDDGSMSELFLHHIGGLQKYIPEVLPLFAPNVNSFRRFLPDTSAPVNVEWGEENRTVGLRVPDAGPQNRRVENRLAGADANPYLAIAASLLCGYIGMVEGVKPSAPVKGRGYERRNLRLPLTIEAALERMEACRDIAKYLGDKFVTAYVAVKRAEHENFKRVISSWEREFLLLSV